Proteins encoded by one window of Geobacter sp. DSM 9736:
- a CDS encoding beta-galactosidase: protein MRRNLFFLVIWLCAAQIGLIATVPASAKGSAVRAAAAFTKPVSFSLLQDYPKGEDIREVERDFQLMKELGISTWRGSFSWIDYEPRPKKYDFAWLHRFLQLAERHGLTLRPYLGYTPAWAARGGKDGEAWNDPPKRLDDWRGFVTRIVTETKRYRNIESFEIYNEENVAQWWDGRAADYNQVLRAGSVAVKTVIPATEVIFGGMVYPDVDWVEQACAVHGNARTFDILPFHAYPETWTPKEVTVENYLDQGDPGFFGKHFLATVDKKCDGQPIWINEAGFATAPGKTEKDQANWWARAIATFLADPRVEHLGIYQMRDRKKSEKVIGESENYHLGITRADRTKKLAFHLLKRLIPLMNTGYLTVADRELALEVVGGKRGELYHHLFVRPDGEQVLFVWDRKGNPVLRIRPRAATAVTEIFLDGTSAPVESFDGRELDRVSLSPGTVRIFHFR from the coding sequence ATGAGACGAAACCTGTTTTTCCTCGTGATATGGCTCTGCGCGGCGCAGATTGGTTTGATCGCCACGGTTCCCGCATCGGCGAAAGGGAGTGCCGTCCGTGCAGCTGCCGCCTTTACTAAGCCGGTGTCCTTCAGCCTGCTTCAGGACTACCCGAAGGGTGAGGATATCCGGGAGGTGGAGCGGGACTTCCAGTTGATGAAGGAGCTTGGGATAAGCACCTGGCGTGGGAGCTTCAGCTGGATCGATTACGAACCGCGTCCAAAAAAATACGATTTCGCGTGGCTTCACCGATTCCTGCAACTGGCGGAACGTCACGGGCTAACACTCCGCCCCTACCTCGGCTACACACCTGCATGGGCGGCAAGGGGGGGGAAAGACGGTGAAGCCTGGAACGATCCCCCGAAACGGCTGGATGACTGGCGGGGATTCGTCACCCGGATAGTTACCGAAACCAAGCGGTACCGTAACATCGAGTCGTTCGAGATTTATAACGAGGAAAATGTCGCGCAGTGGTGGGACGGACGCGCTGCTGATTATAACCAGGTTCTCCGCGCAGGTTCCGTTGCGGTCAAGACGGTGATCCCTGCAACGGAGGTGATTTTCGGGGGCATGGTGTACCCCGACGTGGATTGGGTGGAGCAGGCGTGCGCCGTTCACGGCAACGCGCGAACCTTCGACATCCTGCCCTTCCACGCCTATCCCGAAACCTGGACTCCTAAAGAAGTGACTGTGGAGAATTACCTGGATCAGGGGGATCCCGGTTTTTTCGGCAAACACTTTCTGGCAACGGTGGATAAAAAGTGCGACGGGCAGCCGATCTGGATCAATGAGGCCGGCTTCGCCACCGCACCGGGTAAGACCGAAAAGGACCAGGCGAACTGGTGGGCGCGTGCCATAGCCACCTTCCTGGCGGACCCGCGGGTGGAGCATCTCGGGATTTACCAGATGAGGGACAGGAAGAAGTCGGAGAAGGTCATCGGCGAGAGCGAGAACTACCATCTCGGAATCACGCGCGCCGACCGCACCAAGAAGCTCGCCTTTCATCTCCTCAAGCGGCTCATTCCCCTGATGAATACCGGATATCTCACTGTGGCCGACCGGGAGCTCGCACTGGAGGTCGTCGGAGGGAAGAGGGGGGAGCTCTATCATCACCTCTTTGTGCGTCCGGACGGGGAGCAGGTGCTCTTCGTATGGGACCGGAAGGGAAATCCAGTGCTCCGGATTCGCCCCCGAGCCGCAACCGCCGTGACCGAAATCTTCCTTGACGGCACTTCGGCTCCGGTTGAGTCATTTGACGGCCGTGAGCTGGACCGGGTCAGCCTCAGTCCCGGAACCGTTAGGATCTTCCATTTCAGGTAG